In Buchnera aphidicola (Schlechtendalia peitan), one genomic interval encodes:
- a CDS encoding phosphopentomutase, with product MKRAFILVLDSFGIGSTNDAYKFNDVGANTFGNIVKFCYLDKANNGRMGPLHIPNLTSLGLVNVTNKSIGTQLLGIKDDENLLGSYAYASEISSGKDTSSGHWEIAGVPVLYNWDYFKNLSHSFPEFLLNRIAYECNLPGVLGNCHSSGISVLNNFGEEHISTKKPIFYTSIDSVFQVSCHEHFFGLKKLYTLCGIIRKILDEEKINIGRVIARPFIGNKKFNFTRTGNRKDFSVEPHDITIIEKLVNEKSGQVISIGKISDIFAGKGITRQVNAIGLSELFDATISEVKHAEHNTIVFVNFVDFDSLWGHRRDVSGYAKGLEWFDSRLPELLELIKQDDILIITADHGCDPTWIGTDHTRENIPILVYWPNIQSTFLGHRKTFADIAQTLAKYFGLSSMKFGKEMFLKL from the coding sequence ATGAAACGCGCATTTATTTTAGTCTTAGATTCTTTTGGAATTGGTTCGACAAATGATGCGTACAAGTTTAATGATGTAGGTGCTAATACGTTTGGAAACATAGTAAAATTTTGTTATTTAGATAAAGCAAATAATGGCCGTATGGGTCCATTACATATACCTAATTTAACATCTCTTGGATTAGTAAATGTTACTAATAAATCAATAGGAACACAATTACTTGGAATCAAAGACGATGAAAATCTTTTAGGTAGTTATGCATATGCGAGTGAAATTTCTTCAGGAAAAGATACGTCTTCTGGTCATTGGGAAATAGCTGGAGTCCCAGTATTATATAATTGGGATTATTTTAAAAATTTAAGTCATAGTTTTCCAGAATTTTTATTAAATAGAATTGCTTACGAATGTAATTTACCTGGTGTTTTAGGTAATTGTCATTCTTCTGGAATTTCTGTATTGAATAATTTTGGAGAAGAACATATAAGTACTAAAAAACCTATTTTTTATACGTCTATTGATTCAGTTTTTCAAGTATCCTGCCATGAACACTTTTTTGGATTAAAAAAATTATATACATTATGTGGTATTATTCGAAAAATATTGGATGAAGAAAAAATTAATATTGGGAGGGTTATTGCTAGACCGTTTATTGGTAATAAAAAGTTTAATTTTACAAGGACAGGAAATCGAAAAGATTTTTCAGTAGAACCACATGATATAACTATTATAGAAAAATTAGTTAATGAAAAATCTGGTCAAGTAATTTCTATAGGTAAAATTTCAGATATTTTTGCAGGAAAAGGCATTACGAGACAAGTTAATGCAATAGGTTTATCAGAGTTGTTTGATGCTACTATTTCGGAAGTTAAACACGCTGAACATAATACAATTGTATTTGTTAATTTTGTAGATTTTGATTCTTTATGGGGTCATAGACGTGATGTATCTGGTTATGCGAAGGGGTTAGAATGGTTTGATAGCCGTTTGCCAGAATTGTTAGAGTTAATAAAACAAGATGATATTTTAATTATTACAGCCGATCATGGTTGTGATCCTACTTGGATTGGAACTGATCATACTAGAGAAAATATCCCAATATTAGTTTATTGGCCAAATATTCAGTCAACTTTTTTGGGACATCGAAAAACATTTGCAGATATAGCTCAAACTTTAGCTAAATATTTTGGATTATCTTCCATGAAATTTGGAAAGGAAATGTTTTTAAAGTTATAA
- the rpsL gene encoding 30S ribosomal protein S12 encodes MTTINQLVRKPRLNKILKSNVPALNKCPQKRGVCIRVYTTTPKKPNSALRKVCRVRLTNGFEVTAYIGGEGHNLQEHSVILIRGGRVKDLPGVRYHVVRGALDCSGVKDRKQSRSKYGVKKQK; translated from the coding sequence ATGACTACAATTAATCAGTTAGTTCGAAAACCTCGATTAAATAAAATATTAAAAAGTAATGTTCCAGCTTTAAATAAATGTCCTCAAAAGAGAGGTGTATGTATCAGGGTATATACGACTACTCCTAAAAAACCTAATTCTGCATTACGTAAAGTTTGTAGAGTACGTTTAACTAATGGTTTTGAAGTAACTGCATATATTGGTGGAGAAGGACATAATTTACAAGAACATTCAGTAATTTTAATTCGAGGAGGACGGGTAAAGGATTTGCCTGGAGTGCGTTATCATGTAGTACGAGGAGCATTAGATTGTTCTGGTGTTAAAGATAGAAAACAGAGTCGTTCTAAATATGGTGTTAAAAAACAAAAATGA
- the deoD gene encoding purine-nucleoside phosphorylase has product MVTPHIIAKKGDFSDFVLMPGDPIRARYIAKNYLDNVKEVTNVRSMLGFTGNYKGKRVSIMSHGIGIPSCLIYVQELIKEYNVTKIIRIGTCGTVCKNININDIIICLGASTDSKTNRLRFNDNDLSAVANFNLVCNLVSASKKLGIHVNIGNFFTTDLFYHDDDSFFKIIERYNIVGIEMETAGLYAISLEYGIKSVSICTVSDHITQRQRISVQDRESSLDRMIQVSLNSILLY; this is encoded by the coding sequence ATGGTAACTCCTCATATTATTGCAAAGAAAGGAGATTTTTCTGATTTTGTTCTCATGCCTGGTGACCCCATTCGAGCAAGATATATTGCAAAAAATTATTTAGATAATGTTAAAGAAGTTACTAATGTTCGTTCAATGTTGGGGTTTACTGGAAATTATAAAGGAAAACGAGTTTCTATAATGAGCCATGGAATTGGAATACCGTCATGCTTAATTTACGTACAAGAATTAATTAAAGAATATAATGTTACGAAAATTATTCGAATTGGTACTTGCGGAACAGTTTGTAAAAATATCAATATTAACGATATTATTATTTGTTTAGGTGCTTCTACTGATTCAAAGACAAATAGATTGAGATTTAATGACAATGATTTATCTGCTGTTGCAAATTTTAATTTAGTATGTAATTTAGTATCAGCTTCTAAAAAATTAGGAATTCATGTTAATATTGGAAATTTTTTTACGACAGATTTATTTTATCATGATGATGATAGTTTTTTTAAAATTATTGAAAGATATAATATCGTTGGTATAGAAATGGAAACTGCTGGATTATATGCTATATCTTTAGAATATGGAATTAAATCTGTTTCCATTTGTACAGTTTCTGATCATATTACACAAAGACAAAGGATTAGCGTACAAGATCGAGAATCTAGTTTAGATCGGATGATTCAAGTATCTTTAAACTCAATTTTATTGTATTAG
- the tusB gene encoding sulfurtransferase complex subunit TusB, protein MLHILMRSPFQMDMLLLTNFLKSNDDLVTLQDSVIITIDDNIFIKNLLSIPIQIYAIKQDIYARGIQKKISDKVNIIDYVQFVLLTEKHKKQISW, encoded by the coding sequence ATGTTGCATATTTTAATGCGTTCTCCTTTTCAAATGGATATGCTATTATTAACAAATTTTTTGAAATCTAATGATGATTTAGTTACATTACAAGATAGTGTAATAATTACAATAGATGATAATATTTTTATTAAAAATTTGTTATCTATTCCAATACAAATATATGCTATAAAGCAAGATATTTATGCCCGTGGAATTCAAAAAAAAATATCTGATAAAGTGAATATTATAGATTATGTGCAATTCGTTCTTCTAACAGAAAAACATAAAAAACAAATATCTTGGTAA
- the trpS gene encoding tryptophan--tRNA ligase: MVNHFKKILFSAIQPSGQLTIGNYIGAICQWIKMQNSYTCLYCIADLHAITTRHSSIELRKNILDTISLYLACGIDPYKNIIFLQSHVHQHAQLNWLLTCYTYFGELSRMTQFKSKSISNSKNINSGLLNYPILMASDILLYNTNIVPIGYDQIQHLELVCNIARRFNSCYGNIFSIPIQYMEQRSCNILSLLNPDKKMSKSDSNKNSVIFLLEDIDSIAQKIKSAVTDSDNPPSIRYDVINKKGISNLLNILSSLTNKTISDLEVEFFRQSYQCFKLNIIEVISDIVQKIQSSYFYYRKNEDYLEKILHYGASRACVRAENMLMKVKKAIGFI; the protein is encoded by the coding sequence ATAGTGAACCATTTTAAAAAGATTTTATTTAGTGCTATACAACCATCTGGTCAGTTGACTATAGGAAACTATATTGGTGCAATTTGTCAGTGGATTAAAATGCAAAACAGTTATACATGTTTATATTGTATTGCTGATTTACATGCTATTACTACACGTCATTCATCTATAGAACTACGCAAGAATATTTTAGATACTATTTCTTTATATTTAGCATGTGGTATTGATCCATATAAAAATATTATTTTTCTTCAATCTCATGTTCATCAACATGCGCAGTTAAATTGGTTATTAACATGTTATACTTATTTTGGGGAATTATCAAGGATGACTCAATTTAAGAGTAAATCTATCAGTAATTCCAAGAATATTAATTCTGGATTGTTAAATTATCCAATTTTAATGGCATCTGATATTTTATTATACAATACTAATATTGTTCCTATCGGATATGATCAAATACAACATTTGGAATTAGTTTGTAATATTGCTCGGCGATTTAATTCATGCTATGGAAATATATTTTCTATTCCAATTCAATATATGGAACAGCGTAGTTGTAATATTTTATCATTATTAAATCCAGATAAAAAAATGTCTAAATCTGATTCTAATAAAAATAGCGTTATTTTTTTATTAGAAGACATTGATAGTATTGCACAAAAGATAAAATCTGCTGTTACTGATTCAGATAATCCACCTAGTATTCGATACGATGTAATCAATAAAAAAGGTATATCAAACTTATTAAATATTCTTTCTAGTTTAACTAATAAAACTATTTCTGATTTAGAAGTGGAGTTTTTTAGACAGTCATACCAATGTTTTAAATTGAATATAATTGAAGTCATATCTGATATAGTACAAAAAATACAATCTTCATATTTTTATTATAGAAAAAATGAAGATTATTTAGAGAAAATATTGCATTATGGTGCATCTAGGGCATGTGTTAGAGCAGAAAATATGTTGATGAAAGTTAAAAAAGCGATAGGATTTATTTAA
- the fkpA gene encoding FKBP-type peptidyl-prolyl cis-trans isomerase encodes MFSWLIKGIVILNISLLSFVVFSKEVTSKVNSSFSNVSINETFKDERDQWSYALGVSLGNYINSFFVDQNKLGVYLNKDVLLFGIKDSILFKSKLSSKKISQILNQLEQKLLNLEKNITNKEIEINAIQGEKYIKNILSQKNTKRSHTGLVFIVEREGEGLRPSINDIVTVNYIGSLINGHEFDNSYKRGKPFSFSLNSVILGWQEGLQYIKKGGRIKLIIPPSLAYGSKGIVGIPGNSTLIFDIELINVKSNSK; translated from the coding sequence ATGTTTTCATGGTTAATTAAAGGAATAGTAATATTAAATATTTCGTTATTATCTTTTGTTGTATTTTCTAAAGAGGTAACTTCTAAAGTAAATTCGTCTTTTTCAAATGTATCTATTAATGAAACTTTTAAAGATGAACGTGATCAATGGTCTTATGCGTTAGGTGTATCTTTAGGAAATTATATTAATAGTTTTTTTGTAGATCAAAATAAATTAGGAGTTTATTTGAATAAAGATGTTTTATTATTTGGAATAAAAGATTCTATCTTATTTAAATCTAAATTATCTTCTAAAAAAATTTCTCAAATATTAAATCAGTTAGAACAGAAATTATTAAATTTAGAAAAAAATATAACTAATAAAGAAATAGAAATTAATGCTATTCAGGGAGAAAAATATATTAAAAATATTTTATCTCAAAAGAACACAAAACGTTCACATACAGGTTTAGTGTTTATTGTAGAACGGGAAGGAGAAGGATTACGTCCAAGTATAAATGATATTGTTACTGTTAATTATATTGGATCATTAATTAATGGTCATGAATTCGACAATTCTTATAAAAGAGGAAAGCCATTTTCGTTTTCTTTAAATAGTGTAATTTTAGGGTGGCAAGAAGGATTACAATATATAAAGAAAGGTGGACGTATTAAACTAATTATCCCACCGTCTTTAGCATATGGATCAAAAGGAATTGTTGGAATACCGGGTAATTCTACTTTGATATTTGATATAGAACTAATTAATGTCAAATCCAATTCTAAATAG
- the tusD gene encoding sulfurtransferase complex subunit TusD, whose translation MKYTLLVSGPPYGTQNSSTAFLFSRAVIVSKNELLSIFFYCDGVLNANKLISFPSDECNLFKKWVHLCQICSVKLNVCVSAAYRRGILNKRVHNKYLQDMNTSESVFSFSGLSELGKYIEKSDRVIQF comes from the coding sequence ATGAAGTATACACTTTTAGTTTCTGGTCCTCCTTATGGTACTCAAAATTCTAGTACTGCGTTTTTATTTTCTCGTGCTGTTATAGTTAGTAAAAATGAATTATTAAGTATTTTTTTTTATTGTGATGGGGTATTAAATGCTAATAAATTAATTTCTTTTCCCTCTGATGAATGTAATTTATTTAAAAAGTGGGTGCATTTATGTCAAATATGTTCTGTAAAGTTAAATGTATGCGTTAGTGCTGCATATAGAAGAGGGATTTTAAACAAAAGAGTGCATAATAAATATTTACAAGATATGAATACTTCTGAATCTGTGTTTTCTTTTTCTGGATTAAGTGAATTAGGAAAATATATAGAAAAAAGTGATCGTGTTATACAATTTTAG
- the rpe gene encoding ribulose-phosphate 3-epimerase — translation MKTLWLAPSILSADFFKIGEEIKDVLEAGGDIIHFDVMDNHYVPNLTFGPMVLKSIRNNGISSIIDVHLMVSPVDDLIVQFSKSGADFITIHPESTNHLDRSLNLIKSCGCKVGLGINPATSLHVLEYVIEKLDVILLMSVNPGFSGQEFIPSTFKKLLEVRKLINDINPNILLEVDGGINLKNIRQIASYGVNIFVIGSAIFKSKNYKKTIKNMRSELN, via the coding sequence ATGAAAACTTTATGGTTAGCACCTTCTATTTTATCTGCAGATTTTTTTAAAATAGGCGAAGAAATTAAAGATGTATTAGAAGCGGGAGGAGATATTATCCATTTTGATGTTATGGATAATCATTATGTTCCTAATTTAACTTTCGGTCCTATGGTATTAAAATCTATTCGAAATAATGGAATATCGTCGATTATTGATGTTCATCTCATGGTTTCTCCAGTAGATGATTTAATTGTTCAATTTTCAAAATCAGGAGCTGATTTTATTACTATTCATCCTGAATCAACTAATCATTTAGATAGATCTTTAAATTTAATTAAAAGTTGTGGTTGTAAAGTTGGGTTAGGTATTAATCCTGCTACTTCCTTGCATGTTTTAGAATATGTTATTGAAAAATTGGATGTAATATTGTTAATGTCAGTGAATCCTGGATTTTCAGGACAAGAGTTTATACCAAGTACTTTTAAAAAACTGTTAGAGGTTAGAAAGCTAATAAATGATATTAATCCAAATATTCTTTTAGAAGTTGATGGAGGTATAAATTTAAAAAATATTAGACAAATTGCGTCTTATGGAGTAAATATTTTTGTTATTGGATCAGCTATTTTTAAATCAAAGAATTATAAAAAAACTATTAAAAATATGCGCAGTGAATTAAATTAA
- the tsgA gene encoding MFS transporter TsgA: MKNNTIGLTSISFCSYALTGALIVVTGIILGKVSEYFHTSIVNISNTFTFLNAGILMSIFLNSWITDIVTLKKQLISGFILTIIAIWILMFYHTLILFSISIFMLGIVSGITMSIGTFLITHLYTGSKRASILLLTDSCFSMSGIIFPIISTFLISNNILWYWIYPLIGILYLVIFMLTLNLEFPKLICRKTYHNKTLQKWNISIAFLSISALLYILGQLSFISWIPEYMMKSINLNITQAGRLVSNFWMSYMIGMWTFSFILKYFNLKNIMIYLTGISTLLMCMFNNVHNYILLTLLIILLGFFSSAIYTIIITLASQQTKIPSPKIINFILTSGTIGTLLTFIITGPIVKNYGFISALITSNVLYGIVFIISILLKIMNKKTY; encoded by the coding sequence ATGAAAAATAACACTATTGGATTGACTAGTATTAGTTTTTGTTCTTATGCTTTAACCGGGGCACTTATTGTTGTTACTGGTATAATTCTAGGAAAAGTATCTGAATATTTCCATACATCTATTGTAAATATCAGTAATACTTTTACATTTTTAAATGCTGGAATTTTAATGTCTATTTTTTTAAATTCATGGATTACAGACATTGTAACATTAAAAAAACAATTAATATCAGGATTCATATTAACCATAATAGCTATATGGATACTTATGTTTTACCATACACTTATACTTTTTTCTATAAGTATATTTATGCTAGGCATAGTAAGTGGAATAACTATGTCCATAGGAACTTTTTTAATTACTCATTTGTATACCGGAAGTAAAAGAGCTTCTATATTATTATTAACTGACTCGTGTTTTAGCATGTCGGGTATTATATTTCCAATTATTTCAACATTTTTGATTTCAAATAATATTTTATGGTATTGGATCTATCCATTAATAGGTATACTTTATTTAGTTATATTTATGTTAACATTAAATTTAGAATTTCCTAAATTGATATGTCGAAAAACTTATCATAATAAAACATTACAAAAATGGAATATCTCTATTGCTTTTCTATCAATATCAGCGTTATTATACATATTAGGACAATTAAGTTTTATTTCGTGGATTCCAGAATACATGATGAAATCTATTAATTTGAATATTACTCAAGCTGGAAGACTAGTAAGTAATTTTTGGATGTCTTATATGATAGGAATGTGGACTTTTAGTTTTATATTAAAATATTTTAACTTAAAAAATATTATGATATATCTAACAGGGATTTCAACACTACTAATGTGCATGTTTAATAATGTCCATAATTATATTCTTCTCACATTGCTAATAATTCTATTAGGATTTTTTTCTAGTGCTATTTATACTATTATAATTACACTTGCTTCACAACAAACCAAAATACCATCCCCGAAAATTATTAATTTTATTTTAACTAGTGGTACTATCGGTACCTTGCTAACTTTTATTATAACAGGACCTATTGTTAAAAATTATGGATTTATTTCAGCTCTAATAACATCTAATGTGCTATATGGAATAGTATTTATAATATCTATATTACTAAAAATAATGAACAAAAAAACATATTAA
- the aroK gene encoding shikimate kinase AroK — MAEKRNIFLIGPMGAGKSTIGRQLSQKLSMEFYDSDREIEKNTGADISWVFDVEGELGFRNREKRIISDLTNKHGIVLATGGGSIKSKETRNKLSSRGIVVYLETTIEQQLSRTKKDKKRPLLQTCNMPIKNILESLAIERNHLYKEIADIIVKMGEKSIKSVVFHIINLLDTI, encoded by the coding sequence ATGGCAGAAAAACGAAATATCTTTCTAATTGGACCTATGGGTGCTGGAAAGAGTACTATTGGTCGTCAATTATCTCAAAAATTAAGTATGGAATTTTATGATTCTGATCGAGAAATTGAAAAAAATACTGGTGCTGATATCAGTTGGGTATTTGATGTAGAAGGTGAATTGGGATTTAGAAATCGTGAGAAACGAATTATTAGTGATTTGACAAACAAACATGGAATTGTATTAGCTACTGGTGGAGGTTCCATTAAATCAAAAGAAACTCGAAACAAATTATCATCTCGTGGTATTGTAGTATATTTAGAAACTACTATAGAACAACAATTATCTAGAACTAAAAAAGATAAAAAGAGACCTTTATTACAAACTTGTAATATGCCTATAAAAAATATTTTAGAATCATTAGCTATTGAAAGAAACCACTTATATAAAGAAATAGCAGATATTATTGTTAAAATGGGTGAAAAAAGTATTAAATCAGTAGTATTTCACATTATTAATTTGTTAGATACAATTTAG
- a CDS encoding peptide chain release factor 3: MFKDYRKIQINKRRTFAIISHPDAGKSTLTEKFLFLGNIIRQVGMTQSKKSKNYIKSDWMKIEKKRGISITTSVMQIPYCGYLINLLDTPGHEDFSEDTYRVLTAVDFCLMVIDSAKGIEERTKKLIDVTRTYSIPIITFFNKLDRNSIDFIELIDQLERELKMVCSPITWPIDYGNFFTGIYHILEDIVYFNCRQYVHNDVKHSNIIHGLNNVLLDDIFGNKLVKQFREEIELIKVVYRPFNHLSFLHSNLTPVFFGSALKNFGVSHVLDSILKWAPPPTFKISHTRKVKSSEKKFSGFVFKIQANMDLKHRDRIAFIRIVSGEYEKGMKLYHVRTKKFFIKSEAFSFLAGTRFLISQAYPGDIIGIHSHNKIKIGDTFTEGENLKFLGISKFSPDIFKLIYLDNSLKKKQLLKGLIQLSEEGAIQVFRPITNNSLILGAIGDLQFDIVVERLKIEYNICIIYKKINVFSVRWIEAQRHDKIIDFKERNKVNLAVDIDDNLVYLSTTSINLSLIQARYPHIIFRDTCEY; encoded by the coding sequence ATGTTTAAAGATTATAGAAAAATTCAAATAAATAAAAGACGAACTTTTGCTATTATTTCTCATCCAGATGCTGGAAAATCTACTCTTACTGAAAAGTTTTTGTTTCTTGGAAATATCATTAGACAGGTTGGTATGACACAATCGAAAAAATCAAAGAATTATATTAAGTCAGACTGGATGAAAATTGAGAAAAAACGTGGAATTTCCATTACTACATCGGTTATGCAAATTCCATATTGTGGATATTTAATAAATTTATTAGATACACCAGGGCATGAAGATTTTTCAGAAGATACATATCGTGTACTTACAGCAGTAGATTTTTGTTTAATGGTTATTGATTCAGCCAAAGGTATAGAAGAAAGAACAAAAAAATTAATTGATGTTACTCGTACGTATAGTATTCCTATTATAACTTTTTTTAATAAATTAGACAGAAATTCTATAGATTTTATAGAATTAATAGATCAACTTGAACGAGAACTAAAGATGGTTTGTTCACCGATAACCTGGCCTATTGATTATGGAAATTTCTTTACTGGAATATATCACATATTAGAAGATATTGTATACTTTAATTGTAGACAATATGTACATAATGATGTTAAACACTCTAATATTATACATGGATTAAATAACGTATTATTAGATGATATTTTTGGTAATAAATTAGTAAAGCAATTTCGAGAAGAAATAGAATTAATAAAAGTAGTGTATAGACCATTTAATCATCTTTCTTTTTTGCATAGTAACTTGACACCTGTTTTTTTTGGTAGTGCATTAAAAAATTTTGGTGTAAGTCATGTACTTGATAGTATATTAAAATGGGCTCCCCCTCCTACTTTCAAAATAAGTCATACTAGAAAAGTTAAATCGAGTGAAAAAAAATTTTCAGGATTTGTCTTCAAAATACAAGCTAATATGGATTTAAAACATAGAGATCGCATAGCTTTTATAAGAATAGTATCTGGAGAATATGAAAAAGGAATGAAATTATATCATGTTCGTACTAAGAAATTTTTTATAAAATCGGAAGCATTTTCATTTTTAGCTGGAACACGTTTTTTAATTAGTCAGGCCTATCCTGGAGATATTATTGGTATTCATAGTCATAATAAGATTAAAATTGGTGATACATTTACAGAAGGAGAAAATCTAAAGTTTTTAGGTATTTCTAAATTTTCTCCTGATATTTTTAAGCTCATATATTTAGATAATTCGTTAAAAAAGAAGCAGTTATTAAAAGGTTTAATTCAATTATCAGAAGAAGGAGCTATTCAAGTTTTTAGACCGATTACAAATAATAGCTTAATATTAGGTGCTATTGGAGATTTACAGTTTGATATCGTAGTAGAACGTTTAAAAATTGAATACAACATTTGTATTATTTACAAAAAAATTAATGTTTTTTCAGTTAGATGGATTGAAGCGCAAAGACACGATAAAATTATAGATTTTAAAGAAAGGAACAAAGTAAATTTAGCTGTTGATATTGATGATAATTTAGTATATTTATCTACTACTAGTATTAATTTAAGTTTAATTCAAGCACGTTATCCACATATTATATTTCGCGATACTTGTGAATATTAG
- the tusC gene encoding sulfurtransferase complex subunit TusC — MKSIAFIFSRVPHGTSISREGLDSVLSISMINQNIAVFFIGDGVFQLMKFQHPKYILSRNYALSFGMLPFFDINKLYYCKDSLIERGLLNKCDLFLKVFIIDRKNILKEIDKYDLVINY; from the coding sequence ATGAAAAGTATAGCGTTTATTTTTTCTCGCGTGCCTCATGGTACTAGTATAAGTCGAGAAGGATTAGATTCTGTTTTGTCAATTTCTATGATTAATCAGAATATTGCTGTTTTTTTTATTGGTGATGGTGTATTTCAATTGATGAAATTTCAGCATCCTAAATATATTTTATCACGTAATTATGCATTATCTTTTGGAATGCTTCCTTTTTTTGATATTAATAAACTATATTATTGTAAAGATTCTTTAATAGAACGTGGATTGCTGAATAAATGTGATCTTTTTTTAAAAGTTTTTATTATAGATAGAAAGAATATACTAAAAGAGATTGATAAATATGATTTAGTTATTAATTATTAA
- the aroB gene encoding 3-dehydroquinate synthase has translation MLQRIKVVLNHCTYYINIGPSLFELDNILSPLQSGDKIMLISNDVIFNIWGNDLCSYLKKIEVQVDYTILPDGECSKNINSIEHIISKLLKNLHGRDTILIALGGGVIGDITGFVASIYQRGIKFIQIPTTLLSQIDASIGGKTSINHVLGKNMIGSFWQPVSVIINLDYLSTLPKKQLISGMAEVIKYAIIFDSDFFNWLEENIDSVLMLDHKKLSYCVRKCCEIKKTIVEKDEREDNDRALLNLGHTYGHAIETYLGYGKWLHGEAVSVGMVMASETSVILGLLSISEKNRIVNLLSKIGLPTHGPKNMNFISYFENFLRDKKVLSGILRLILPVSIGKAVIYSDVKKSTLELAIENCK, from the coding sequence ATGTTACAGAGAATAAAAGTAGTTTTAAATCATTGTACTTATTATATTAATATTGGACCATCTTTATTTGAACTAGATAATATTTTATCTCCATTACAATCCGGCGATAAAATTATGTTAATTAGTAACGATGTAATTTTTAATATTTGGGGAAATGATCTTTGTTCTTATTTAAAAAAAATAGAGGTTCAGGTAGATTACACTATTTTGCCTGATGGTGAATGTAGTAAAAATATAAATTCAATTGAACATATTATTTCAAAATTATTAAAAAATTTACATGGACGAGATACTATTTTAATAGCATTAGGAGGAGGAGTTATTGGTGACATTACAGGTTTTGTTGCTTCAATATACCAACGTGGAATAAAATTTATACAAATCCCGACTACATTGTTATCTCAAATTGATGCTTCTATTGGTGGAAAAACTTCTATAAATCATGTTCTTGGAAAAAATATGATTGGTTCGTTTTGGCAACCTGTTTCAGTTATTATAAATCTGGATTATTTATCTACATTACCTAAGAAACAGTTAATATCTGGTATGGCAGAAGTTATAAAATATGCTATTATTTTTGATAGCGATTTTTTTAATTGGTTAGAAGAGAATATTGATTCTGTATTAATGTTAGATCATAAAAAGTTATCCTATTGTGTTCGAAAATGTTGTGAAATTAAAAAAACAATAGTAGAAAAAGATGAGCGGGAAGATAATGATCGAGCTTTATTAAATCTTGGTCATACTTATGGTCACGCTATTGAAACATATTTGGGATATGGAAAATGGTTACATGGAGAGGCAGTATCTGTTGGAATGGTTATGGCATCTGAAACTTCTGTAATATTAGGTTTATTAAGTATATCTGAAAAAAATAGAATTGTTAATTTATTAAGTAAAATAGGATTACCCACACATGGTCCAAAAAATATGAATTTTATTTCTTATTTTGAAAATTTTCTTAGAGATAAAAAAGTTCTTTCAGGTATATTAAGATTAATATTACCTGTTTCTATAGGAAAAGCAGTAATTTATTCTGATGTAAAAAAAAGTACATTAGAATTAGCTATAGAAAATTGTAAATAA